Proteins encoded in a region of the Campylobacter geochelonis genome:
- a CDS encoding diguanylate cyclase domain-containing protein, producing the protein MSKSNNANNIKNFYILVVLFMLFVIMFATFCIYKESISTQKELQSNAKTINTFISKHQKNINNSILSLNSDIINNINYKEILNLIEQNNPDFDALFFIDSNETFSLLLDKLAYAKQINLASKIGAKSLDLRYLSVVIDNKQSNFVVKNLGEEKQIIAFYNLFFLKELASSIKRENLSSFLIVDEDFKNVIFASDDKLYQNKLNLDLIYEKKIIDFNDQKLHFSKNSINGEWELFVINRLIGYKYFVLSYINLSDVIFKNIAFLSSLALLFLSIVLFFMFVRYKFIKPLNELKSVLKNVCANFDEASKTFIKSKKFGEISTNIAEILKEIERSKSSAKSEKNKFEYIFKSDLVAILLVDSISSKIIQANQYAKELYGYGEDILKMYMFDLSDERPYNNKENALNYEYEKSGFVLQKHKSSKQKELFLRVYKTYAFINGRNLTIYIMSDVTCYEQFCIESKSQIQMLEGSPLLSIEYDFSIQKVVFITDNVEEILGYEKEDFLENRVKLSNIIYQNGIKIFPKLEKLFSDGLNLQKPKVLSCKLQHKDRFYRGFKVFLKASNTQKSHATLYFENIDEYTQKEASYIKELKRYENIIDAASFATWEWDLEKDMMFFSKKFLSLLKSQEKECETVLDYEKFRKLIHPKDLELFDKKIKDHINGFVPKFGVEVRILSKDNKFIYMSMQGAVLEKDLKGNVKFLCGTIEDISQRKQSEYTLRLIASVFSNSHEGIFITDSKGEVIHINKAFERITGYEEKEIIGKKSHLLNENENSIKIHKEINQAVKENGYWHGEIWDRRKNGEVYPEILTINAIKNERDELHYMGIFLEITSLKEKESRLEKIAHYDHLTKLPNRLLFENLASKFIKELEDKDGLIAILFIDFDGFKDINDKFGHEIGDIYLQKISQSLKEALRSGDIIARLGGDEFGVVVTNLSTKEELGGVLTRLITAAKDKFSIADNENIGASASIGVSFYPQDEKVTFSQLLKQADKAMYRAKTTARASFHIYTKDDYDIDTSAKSEKGKLEFAIKNGDFFVLFQPVLNASENKIDAFEILLRFKDRNLAIVEKRDFLDEFKTEMALKTLGIFTIKEAIKFWFWYKNSYKKEIFIEVGVRVRELCDNDFYKKFSALLDENLDFNPSFLRILIDDLDEKNYLKFTQTAHNYAKFNIEFILNNADLKSLKYIKNLPIKTVKTDINLCFGMTNSYENLRASKAIAMFVSKYNLKNVAKGLQSVAIKNFFGKLGYEYLQGDYISGELRQDEIASFIKRLEDEKNFINIAEEDFIAYKAALKHKEEASKFLSFIKSQNLERFDIKNYEKEYKTIFARLDGVVKSEILELHTELHKQILDILTCKFSDESYKNLLKSIAKLNSSIVSYLKA; encoded by the coding sequence ATGAGCAAAAGTAATAACGCAAATAACATAAAAAATTTTTATATATTGGTTGTATTATTTATGCTTTTTGTTATAATGTTTGCTACATTTTGTATCTATAAAGAGTCTATAAGCACACAAAAAGAGCTTCAATCAAACGCTAAAACTATAAACACTTTTATATCAAAACATCAAAAAAATATAAATAATTCTATCTTATCTTTAAACAGTGATATTATAAATAACATAAATTATAAAGAGATTTTAAATTTAATAGAGCAAAACAACCCAGACTTTGACGCTCTGTTTTTTATAGATTCAAACGAAACGTTTAGTTTGTTGCTAGACAAGCTTGCATATGCAAAACAGATAAATTTAGCCAGTAAAATAGGCGCAAAAAGCCTAGATTTGCGCTATTTAAGCGTGGTTATAGATAACAAGCAGTCAAATTTCGTAGTTAAAAACTTAGGTGAAGAAAAGCAGATAATCGCTTTTTATAATCTATTTTTTTTAAAAGAGTTAGCAAGTAGCATAAAAAGAGAAAATTTAAGCTCATTTCTTATCGTTGATGAGGATTTTAAAAACGTTATTTTTGCAAGTGATGATAAACTTTATCAAAATAAGTTAAATTTAGACTTGATTTATGAGAAAAAAATCATAGATTTTAACGACCAAAAACTACATTTTAGTAAAAATAGCATAAATGGAGAGTGGGAACTTTTTGTTATCAATAGACTTATTGGATATAAGTATTTCGTGCTTTCTTATATAAATTTATCTGATGTGATTTTTAAAAATATAGCTTTTTTATCATCTTTGGCTTTGCTGTTTTTAAGCATAGTTTTATTTTTTATGTTTGTAAGATATAAATTTATAAAACCGCTAAATGAGTTAAAAAGCGTTTTAAAAAACGTATGTGCAAACTTTGATGAAGCTAGTAAAACTTTTATAAAAAGTAAAAAATTTGGTGAAATTTCTACTAATATAGCTGAAATTTTAAAAGAGATAGAGCGTAGTAAAAGCAGTGCAAAGTCTGAAAAAAATAAATTTGAGTATATATTTAAAAGTGATTTAGTTGCTATTTTACTGGTTGATTCTATAAGTTCAAAGATTATACAAGCAAATCAGTATGCAAAAGAGCTTTACGGATATGGTGAAGATATCTTAAAAATGTATATGTTTGATTTAAGCGATGAAAGACCTTATAACAATAAGGAAAATGCGCTAAATTACGAATATGAAAAAAGCGGATTTGTTTTGCAAAAGCACAAATCATCTAAGCAAAAAGAGCTGTTTTTAAGAGTTTATAAGACTTATGCGTTTATAAATGGGCGAAATTTAACCATATATATTATGAGTGATGTAACTTGCTATGAGCAGTTTTGCATAGAGTCAAAAAGCCAAATTCAGATGCTTGAAGGCTCGCCTTTGCTTAGTATAGAATATGATTTTAGTATACAAAAAGTAGTTTTTATAACTGATAATGTAGAAGAAATTTTAGGGTATGAAAAAGAGGATTTTTTAGAAAATAGAGTAAAGCTTTCTAATATAATATACCAAAATGGTATAAAAATTTTTCCAAAACTAGAAAAACTTTTTAGTGATGGTCTAAATTTGCAAAAACCAAAGGTTTTATCGTGCAAATTACAGCATAAAGATAGGTTTTATCGTGGGTTTAAAGTTTTTTTAAAAGCTAGCAATACGCAAAAATCGCACGCCACGTTGTATTTTGAAAACATAGATGAGTATACTCAAAAAGAGGCAAGCTATATAAAAGAGTTAAAAAGATATGAAAACATCATCGACGCGGCTAGTTTTGCTACGTGGGAGTGGGATTTGGAAAAAGATATGATGTTTTTTAGCAAGAAATTTTTATCGCTTTTAAAGAGCCAAGAAAAAGAGTGTGAGACTGTTTTGGACTATGAAAAATTTAGAAAGTTAATACATCCAAAAGATTTAGAACTTTTTGACAAAAAGATAAAAGATCATATAAATGGCTTTGTGCCTAAATTTGGCGTTGAGGTGCGAATTTTAAGCAAAGATAATAAATTTATTTATATGAGTATGCAAGGGGCAGTTTTAGAAAAAGATCTTAAGGGAAATGTTAAATTTCTTTGTGGAACAATCGAAGATATAAGCCAAAGAAAACAGAGCGAGTATACATTAAGACTGATTGCAAGCGTGTTTTCTAACTCGCATGAGGGAATTTTTATAACTGATTCTAAGGGCGAGGTTATACATATAAACAAGGCTTTTGAACGCATAACTGGTTATGAAGAGAAAGAAATCATAGGCAAAAAATCTCACCTTCTAAACGAAAATGAAAATAGCATAAAAATACATAAAGAGATAAATCAAGCTGTTAAAGAAAATGGATATTGGCATGGTGAGATTTGGGATAGGCGAAAAAATGGCGAAGTTTATCCAGAAATTTTAACCATAAATGCGATTAAAAATGAGCGAGATGAGCTTCACTATATGGGAATTTTCTTAGAGATAACAAGCTTGAAAGAAAAAGAGAGTAGGCTTGAAAAGATAGCTCATTATGACCATTTAACAAAGCTTCCAAACAGGCTTTTGTTTGAAAATTTAGCAAGTAAATTTATAAAAGAATTAGAAGATAAAGATGGGCTAATTGCAATTTTGTTTATAGATTTTGATGGATTTAAAGATATAAATGATAAATTTGGACACGAAATCGGCGATATCTATCTGCAAAAAATCTCGCAAAGCTTAAAAGAAGCTTTAAGAAGTGGCGACATTATAGCTAGACTTGGCGGGGATGAGTTTGGCGTTGTGGTTACAAATTTAAGCACTAAAGAGGAGTTAGGCGGCGTTTTAACTAGACTTATAACGGCTGCAAAAGATAAATTTAGCATTGCAGACAATGAAAACATCGGAGCAAGCGCAAGCATTGGCGTAAGTTTTTACCCACAAGATGAGAAAGTAACATTTAGTCAGCTTCTAAAGCAAGCCGATAAGGCGATGTATAGGGCAAAAACGACCGCAAGGGCTAGTTTTCATATATATACTAAAGATGATTATGATATTGATACGTCGGCGAAAAGCGAAAAAGGAAAGCTAGAATTTGCTATAAAAAACGGCGATTTTTTTGTCCTTTTTCAACCGGTTTTAAATGCAAGCGAAAACAAAATCGATGCTTTTGAGATACTTTTGCGTTTTAAAGATAGGAATTTAGCCATCGTAGAAAAGAGGGATTTCTTAGATGAGTTTAAAACAGAGATGGCTTTAAAAACTCTTGGAATTTTTACGATAAAAGAGGCGATTAAATTTTGGTTTTGGTATAAAAATAGCTATAAAAAAGAGATTTTTATAGAAGTTGGAGTGCGCGTAAGAGAGCTTTGCGATAATGACTTTTATAAAAAATTTAGTGCGCTTTTAGATGAAAATTTAGACTTTAACCCAAGTTTTTTACGGATTTTAATAGATGATTTAGATGAGAAAAACTATCTAAAATTTACCCAAACAGCCCATAACTACGCCAAATTTAACATAGAGTTTATACTAAATAATGCTGATTTAAAAAGCTTAAAATATATAAAAAATCTTCCTATAAAAACAGTAAAAACAGATATAAATTTATGTTTTGGTATGACAAATAGCTATGAAAATTTAAGAGCGTCAAAAGCTATAGCGATGTTTGTTTCAAAATATAATTTAAAAAATGTAGCCAAAGGTTTGCAAAGCGTTGCTATAAAAAACTTTTTTGGCAAGCTTGGATATGAATATTTACAAGGAGATTATATAAGTGGCGAATTAAGACAAGATGAAATTGCTAGTTTTATCAAGCGATTAGAAGATGAAAAAAACTTTATAAATATCGCTGAAGAGGACTTTATCGCCTATAAAGCTGCTTTAAAACACAAAGAAGAGGCGAGTAAATTTTTATCGTTTATAAAAAGTCAAAATTTAGAAAGATTTGATATAAAAAACTACGAAAAAGAGTATAAAACGATATTTGCCAGACTCGATGGTGTGGTAAAAAGTGAAATTTTAGAGTTACATACAGAGCTACATAAGCAAATTTTAGATATCCTTACGTGTAAATTTAGTGATGAAAGTTACAAAAATTTGTTAAAAAGTATCGCTAAGTTAAACAGCAGCATTGTAAGCTACTTAAAAGCGTAA
- a CDS encoding efflux RND transporter permease subunit, which produces MSKIFRLLVAYPKSVLALVLALFVVLGFYSSKLEIDASSQTLLLENDKDFQIAKEVDKRYQTPNFLVVAYTPKDDILAPNTLNLITNLSADLEKFDFVKSVLNITNVPLLENKDGSLSQKAKDISNLKSKDVDINAARKEFLTSPLYSSNLVSKDLKTTAIVINLKPNLKYDEFIQKRENLTKKKANSTISEAEKNELSRLDKEFKIFRDKNRIKEHNDITQIRELLQTYRVKSGEKLFLGGINMIADDMVNFVKNDVVTYGAASLVMLILCLWLFFRQIRFVVLPILICVISAVYASGLFGLLGYEVTVISSNYVALQIIITVSVAIHLVVGYRERSLKYPSMSQKQLVYMTLKDRLTPCFFAIFTTVIGFFSLVLSDIKPIIMLGIMMSVGISVSLLVAFVVFGSVMALLKKIPVKSSFEDSFKFTLWCAKLAINRRGVIYAFSLAVLLAGVYGISKIKVENSFIGYFKDSTEIHAGMVVIDKELGGTIPFDVVIKFKDSKNDFVSSGDDVIDSFEMEFEEAKNDEQYWFSSQKMRVIQKVHDFLKEREFVGNVGSLATLLEIGKRMNNGVALDDFMLSVIYNELPKEYKDLILTPYVSIEHNEAHFSVRTVDSDDRLRRNEFLISLKKELNELLKDDDVEVQVSGIMVLYNNMLQNLLSSQVDTLGFVLISLFAVFVLLFRSVKFALIALIVNLIPLSFVFGIMGFFGIPLDIMSITIAAISIGIGVDDVIHYIYRYKIERKHLGVKEAVLASHASIGYAMYYTSFAIFLGFSVMSVSNFWPTIYFGLLVDMVMAFMLIGALILLPAMIISWFKDK; this is translated from the coding sequence ATGAGTAAAATTTTTCGCCTTTTAGTAGCGTATCCAAAAAGTGTTTTAGCGTTAGTTTTAGCGCTTTTTGTGGTGCTTGGATTTTACAGCAGTAAACTTGAGATAGATGCTTCAAGCCAGACTTTGCTACTTGAAAACGATAAAGACTTTCAAATCGCCAAAGAGGTTGATAAACGCTATCAAACGCCAAATTTTTTAGTTGTAGCTTATACGCCAAAAGATGATATCTTAGCGCCAAATACGCTAAATTTAATCACAAATTTAAGCGCTGATTTGGAAAAATTTGACTTTGTAAAAAGCGTTTTAAATATCACAAATGTCCCGCTTTTAGAAAACAAAGATGGCTCGCTTTCGCAAAAAGCAAAAGATATATCAAATTTAAAAAGCAAAGATGTCGATATAAACGCTGCTAGAAAAGAGTTTTTAACAAGCCCACTTTACTCATCAAATTTAGTTAGCAAGGATTTAAAAACCACAGCGATAGTGATAAATTTAAAGCCAAATTTAAAGTATGATGAGTTTATCCAAAAGCGTGAAAATTTAACTAAAAAAAAGGCAAATTCCACTATAAGCGAAGCTGAAAAAAACGAGCTTTCACGCCTTGATAAAGAGTTTAAAATTTTTCGCGATAAAAACCGCATTAAAGAGCATAACGATATCACGCAAATAAGGGAGCTTTTGCAAACTTACCGCGTTAAAAGTGGCGAAAAGCTCTTTTTAGGCGGGATTAATATGATAGCCGATGATATGGTAAATTTCGTAAAAAACGATGTTGTAACATATGGTGCGGCGTCTTTGGTTATGCTGATTTTATGTTTGTGGCTGTTTTTTAGACAAATTCGCTTTGTTGTTTTGCCGATTTTGATTTGCGTTATCAGTGCGGTTTATGCGAGTGGACTTTTTGGGTTGCTTGGATATGAAGTTACGGTTATTAGCTCAAACTATGTAGCACTTCAAATCATCATCACAGTCTCAGTTGCGATTCACCTTGTTGTAGGATATAGAGAAAGAAGTCTAAAGTATCCTAGTATGAGCCAAAAACAGCTTGTTTATATGACTTTAAAAGATAGATTAACGCCTTGTTTTTTTGCCATTTTTACCACGGTTATAGGCTTTTTCTCTCTTGTTTTAAGCGATATAAAACCGATAATTATGCTTGGAATTATGATGAGCGTTGGCATTTCGGTTTCGCTTTTGGTGGCGTTTGTTGTTTTTGGTTCGGTTATGGCTTTGCTTAAGAAAATTCCAGTTAAAAGTAGCTTTGAAGATAGTTTTAAATTTACTCTTTGGTGCGCAAAACTTGCTATAAATAGGCGCGGCGTGATATATGCGTTCTCTTTGGCGGTGCTTTTGGCTGGAGTGTATGGTATAAGTAAAATAAAAGTTGAAAATAGCTTTATAGGATATTTTAAAGATAGCACGGAAATTCACGCTGGAATGGTGGTAATTGATAAAGAGCTTGGCGGAACTATTCCTTTTGATGTGGTTATTAAATTTAAAGATAGCAAAAATGATTTTGTAAGCAGTGGTGATGATGTTATCGACTCTTTTGAGATGGAGTTTGAAGAGGCTAAAAACGATGAGCAGTATTGGTTTTCAAGCCAGAAAATGCGAGTTATCCAAAAGGTTCATGACTTTTTAAAAGAGCGTGAGTTTGTGGGAAATGTAGGCTCGCTTGCTACTCTTTTAGAGATTGGAAAACGTATGAATAACGGCGTAGCACTTGATGATTTTATGCTTTCAGTTATTTATAATGAGCTTCCAAAAGAGTATAAAGATCTGATTTTAACGCCATATGTGAGTATCGAGCATAATGAGGCGCATTTTAGCGTTAGAACTGTTGATAGCGATGATAGACTTAGGCGAAATGAGTTTTTAATAAGCCTTAAAAAAGAGTTAAATGAGCTTTTAAAAGATGATGATGTAGAGGTTCAAGTAAGCGGTATAATGGTGCTTTATAACAATATGCTTCAAAATTTACTTAGCTCTCAAGTTGATACTCTTGGCTTTGTTCTAATCTCGCTTTTTGCGGTTTTTGTGCTACTTTTTAGAAGCGTTAAATTTGCTTTGATTGCGCTTATTGTAAATTTAATCCCACTTAGCTTCGTCTTTGGGATAATGGGATTTTTTGGAATCCCACTTGATATCATGAGTATCACAATCGCTGCTATTAGCATAGGAATCGGCGTTGATGATGTTATCCACTATATTTATCGCTACAAAATCGAGCGAAAACATCTTGGAGTTAAAGAAGCAGTCTTAGCAAGCCATGCAAGTATCGGATATGCGATGTATTACACATCATTTGCGATATTTTTAGGTTTTTCTGTGATGAGTGTAAGTAACTTTTGGCCGACTATTTACTTTGGACTTTTGGTTGATATGGTTATGGCGTTTATGCTAATTGGTGCTTTGATTTTACTTCCTGCGATGATAATTAGCTGGTTTAAGGATAAATAG
- a CDS encoding MlaC/ttg2D family ABC transporter substrate-binding protein, with the protein MKFIQILSALALVFNLAFGLSKDQIQSVMTQKVAMAVDILKDKNIDKQAKPSKIFALFDEYLDYSLMSRLSLSNYYKTLSKEQQAQFNKAYENRLKKSFIASLEEYSDQDMKVVGAHMPSPKRFNLDTQIIGSEKNYPINFKFYPKTSDEWLIYDVDVLGVSIIQTYRSQFDDLTKRGVGFDEILQRLENTDFNANTKK; encoded by the coding sequence GTGAAATTTATCCAAATTTTAAGTGCTTTAGCGCTTGTTTTTAACCTAGCATTTGGCTTAAGCAAAGATCAAATCCAAAGTGTGATGACACAAAAAGTCGCGATGGCGGTTGATATTTTAAAAGATAAAAATATCGATAAACAGGCTAAGCCTAGCAAGATATTTGCACTTTTTGATGAGTATCTTGACTACTCGCTTATGTCAAGACTTTCGTTATCAAACTACTATAAAACGCTAAGCAAAGAGCAGCAAGCGCAGTTTAACAAAGCTTATGAAAACAGACTCAAAAAATCTTTTATCGCAAGTCTTGAAGAATACAGCGATCAAGATATGAAGGTTGTTGGTGCGCATATGCCAAGTCCAAAGCGTTTTAACCTTGATACGCAGATCATCGGTAGTGAAAAAAACTACCCTATAAATTTCAAATTCTATCCAAAAACAAGCGATGAGTGGCTCATATACGATGTCGATGTTTTGGGCGTTAGTATCATCCAGACTTATAGATCTCAGTTTGATGACTTGACCAAAAGAGGCGTTGGGTTTGATGAGATTTTACAACGACTTGAAAACACAGACTTTAATGCAAATACTAAAAAATAG
- a CDS encoding MlaA family lipoprotein, protein MKKLIAIIFIAIFAFADGKISQNDMDEFDTEFAKKEVFDPLSGYNRVMTSVNDAFYDYILNPVASGYDYVMPDPIQGAFSNFFHNLLYPMRLVNNLLQGKFQNSWEETQRFLINSTIGFVGLSDAATMHFNIPRHNEDFGQTLGHWGVGSGFHIVWPILGPSNLRDSFGLVADHFTNPISYVDDEWEAAGIKAFSVVNETSLNPDEYKNIKKNAIDLYPFLRDAYEQRREYLIKE, encoded by the coding sequence ATGAAAAAATTAATAGCTATAATTTTTATCGCAATTTTTGCTTTTGCAGATGGTAAAATTTCGCAAAACGATATGGACGAGTTTGATACTGAATTTGCTAAAAAAGAGGTTTTTGACCCACTTTCTGGCTATAACCGCGTTATGACAAGTGTAAATGATGCGTTTTATGACTATATACTTAACCCAGTTGCAAGCGGATATGACTATGTGATGCCAGATCCCATTCAAGGGGCATTTTCAAACTTTTTTCACAACCTTTTATATCCTATGCGTTTGGTTAATAACTTGCTACAAGGCAAATTTCAAAACTCATGGGAGGAGACTCAGCGCTTTTTGATAAACTCAACTATCGGGTTTGTCGGGCTTAGTGATGCGGCGACTATGCATTTTAACATACCTCGCCATAATGAGGACTTCGGACAGACTTTGGGGCATTGGGGTGTTGGCAGCGGGTTTCATATCGTGTGGCCGATTCTTGGACCATCAAATTTAAGAGATAGTTTTGGGCTAGTTGCAGATCACTTTACAAATCCGATTAGTTATGTTGATGATGAGTGGGAAGCTGCTGGTATCAAGGCATTTTCAGTGGTAAATGAAACATCGCTTAACCCAGATGAGTATAAAAATATAAAGAAAAATGCCATAGACTTATATCCGTTTTTGCGCGATGCATATGAGCAAAGACGAGAGTATCTAATCAAGGAGTAA
- a CDS encoding type II asparaginase, protein MRALKFLAIVLFGATIAWAKPTIYILATGGTIAGGGAGELGTNYTSGTVTVDKLIAAVPEINKIATIKGEQISNIGSQEMNNEVWLKLAKRANELLKSGKADGIVITHGTDTMEETAYFLDLVVKSDKPIVLVGAMRNSDSLSADGPLNLFNAVNVAMSKDSVGKGVMVVMNDEIHAAREVTKTNTTSVDTFKSPNTGKIGTVFYGKVKFYMAPTRKHTKNSAFDIAKIESLPRVDIIYNHSNDDPDFVNTAVANGAKGIINAGMGNGNPYPSVLEALSEAVKKGVIVVRDSRVGSGETTAGGEVDDSKYGFLTSDNLNAQKARVLLMVALATTNDKDKIQKYFLTH, encoded by the coding sequence ATGCGTGCATTGAAATTCTTAGCCATTGTGTTGTTTGGCGCTACGATTGCGTGGGCTAAACCTACTATTTATATCCTAGCTACTGGCGGAACAATAGCTGGTGGCGGTGCTGGCGAGTTGGGTACTAACTATACTTCTGGAACTGTGACAGTTGATAAACTAATAGCAGCAGTCCCTGAAATCAACAAAATCGCTACAATCAAAGGTGAGCAAATCTCAAACATAGGCTCTCAAGAGATGAACAACGAAGTTTGGCTAAAACTTGCTAAAAGAGCAAACGAGCTTTTAAAAAGCGGAAAAGCCGATGGTATCGTCATCACTCACGGAACTGATACGATGGAAGAGACTGCTTACTTTTTGGACTTAGTTGTAAAAAGCGATAAACCTATCGTGCTTGTTGGTGCGATGAGGAATTCAGACTCGCTTAGCGCTGATGGACCACTAAATTTGTTTAACGCTGTAAATGTCGCGATGAGTAAAGATAGCGTTGGCAAGGGCGTTATGGTTGTGATGAATGATGAAATTCACGCTGCTAGAGAAGTCACTAAGACTAATACAACTAGCGTTGATACATTTAAATCCCCAAACACTGGTAAAATCGGCACTGTATTTTACGGTAAGGTTAAATTCTACATGGCTCCAACTAGAAAACATACAAAAAATAGTGCTTTTGATATCGCTAAAATCGAGTCTCTACCACGAGTTGATATCATCTACAATCACTCAAATGATGACCCGGACTTCGTAAATACTGCCGTCGCTAATGGTGCAAAAGGTATAATTAACGCTGGAATGGGAAATGGAAATCCATATCCAAGCGTTTTAGAAGCGCTAAGCGAAGCTGTTAAAAAAGGCGTTATAGTGGTTCGTGACTCTCGCGTTGGAAGTGGCGAAACAACCGCTGGTGGCGAAGTTGATGATAGTAAATATGGCTTTTTAACAAGCGATAACTTAAATGCGCAAAAAGCTAGAGTTTTGCTTATGGTAGCGCTTGCAACTACAAATGATAAAGATAAAATTCAAAAATATTTCTTAACTCACTAG
- the thiM gene encoding hydroxyethylthiazole kinase, translating to MENFINKIKAKNPLIHCITNYVTANDVANALLAIGASPIMADEPEEAYMMSAISNGLVVNLGTLNKHSIEAMKSSLVTANLGGIATVLDPVGVGANKFRTNIANELLKNYKFSVIRGNISEIKALDGLVSQTKGVDANEKDEECEQSKVDLAKSLSQKTNAVVVISGKIDVICYKNRAFICENGDAMMKDITGSGCMLSALIAAFCSVSKDLFEASLKAVVLSGVAGELARKKTDAQNGANASFRNNFIDEIYKMDDEKLEKFARFSEI from the coding sequence ATGGAAAATTTTATTAACAAAATCAAGGCAAAAAATCCGCTAATCCACTGCATAACAAACTACGTAACCGCAAACGATGTCGCAAATGCGCTCTTAGCAATCGGCGCGAGTCCGATTATGGCTGATGAACCAGAGGAAGCGTATATGATGAGTGCGATTTCTAATGGGTTGGTTGTGAATTTAGGCACGCTAAACAAGCATAGTATCGAAGCGATGAAAAGTTCGCTTGTAACGGCGAATTTAGGCGGGATTGCAACTGTGCTTGACCCTGTTGGCGTAGGTGCGAATAAATTTAGAACAAATATAGCAAATGAGCTTTTGAAAAATTATAAATTTAGCGTTATTAGAGGAAATATATCTGAAATAAAGGCGCTAGATGGGCTTGTTTCGCAGACAAAAGGCGTTGATGCAAACGAAAAAGATGAAGAGTGTGAGCAAAGCAAGGTTGATTTGGCTAAAAGCTTAAGCCAAAAGACAAACGCTGTGGTCGTGATAAGTGGTAAAATCGATGTAATTTGTTATAAAAACAGAGCATTTATCTGCGAAAATGGTGATGCGATGATGAAGGATATAACAGGAAGTGGCTGTATGCTAAGTGCGCTAATAGCGGCGTTTTGTAGTGTTAGCAAAGATTTGTTTGAAGCTAGTTTAAAAGCGGTTGTTCTATCTGGCGTGGCTGGAGAGTTGGCAAGGAAAAAGACTGATGCGCAAAATGGCGCAAATGCAAGCTTTAGAAACAATTTTATAGATGAAATTTATAAAATGGATGATGAAAAGCTTGAGAAATTTGCTAGATTTAGCGAGATTTGA
- a CDS encoding NAD(P)/FAD-dependent oxidoreductase yields the protein MSNPNAKTYKILIIGGGASGLFLAANLDKNLQNSTAILEKNAQFGKKILASGGGRCNITNRHISFKNYLGDVEFIKQSVSKLKFSDVLNFFSELKFSEQKDSQFFCADSSKAVLNSLLKKLKECDLYPNSEVLEVQKDKDEFIITTQNAKFKAQNLIIASGGLSYKALGSSDIGYKIAQQFCLNVQKPLPALVGFTVQKDEFWFKHLSGVSLPVCLKFNEFEFNQDALFTHKGISGPAILNASLFWQKGQITLNFVPNFSIKKLENSKKQLSTLLPLPKRFTKEFLSSQNLLDKPYDSYNQVEKAKVLKLFSYSFAPAGNFGFERAEITKGGVKTDEILPNFQSKKEKGLFFIGEILDVSGMLGGYNLHFAFASAKILSEFLNAKFSKTSAF from the coding sequence TTGAGTAATCCAAACGCTAAAACTTATAAAATTCTCATCATCGGCGGTGGCGCTTCTGGACTATTTTTAGCTGCGAATTTAGATAAAAATTTACAAAATTCAACCGCCATTTTAGAAAAAAACGCGCAGTTTGGCAAAAAAATTCTAGCAAGTGGCGGCGGCAGATGTAACATCACAAACCGCCATATAAGCTTTAAAAACTACTTAGGCGATGTTGAGTTTATCAAACAAAGCGTATCAAAACTCAAATTTAGCGATGTTTTAAACTTTTTTAGTGAGTTAAAATTTAGCGAGCAAAAAGACAGCCAGTTTTTTTGCGCCGACTCATCAAAAGCGGTTTTAAACTCACTTTTAAAAAAGCTTAAAGAGTGCGATTTATACCCAAACAGCGAAGTTTTAGAGGTGCAAAAAGACAAAGATGAGTTTATCATCACAACGCAAAATGCCAAATTTAAAGCTCAAAATCTCATCATCGCAAGTGGCGGACTAAGCTATAAAGCGCTTGGAAGTAGCGATATCGGCTATAAAATCGCCCAGCAGTTTTGCCTAAACGTGCAAAAACCTCTCCCTGCTCTTGTTGGCTTTACCGTGCAAAAAGATGAGTTTTGGTTTAAACACTTAAGCGGAGTTTCTTTGCCGGTTTGTCTTAAATTTAATGAATTTGAGTTTAATCAAGACGCGCTATTTACGCATAAAGGCATAAGCGGACCAGCTATTTTAAACGCTTCTTTGTTTTGGCAAAAAGGGCAAATCACTCTAAATTTTGTTCCAAATTTTTCTATAAAAAAGTTAGAAAACAGCAAAAAACAGCTTAGCACACTTTTGCCACTTCCAAAGCGTTTTACAAAGGAATTTTTATCTTCACAAAACCTGCTTGATAAGCCGTATGATAGCTATAATCAAGTTGAAAAAGCAAAGGTTTTAAAACTTTTTTCTTATAGTTTTGCTCCAGCTGGAAATTTTGGCTTTGAAAGAGCAGAGATAACCAAAGGTGGTGTAAAAACAGATGAAATTTTGCCAAATTTTCAAAGTAAAAAAGAAAAAGGGCTGTTTTTTATAGGGGAAATTTTAGATGTTAGCGGAATGCTTGGAGGATACAACCTGCACTTTGCCTTTGCGAGTGCAAAAATTTTAAGCGAGTTTTTAAATGCTAAATTTAGCAAAACAAGCGCTTTTTAA